The genomic DNA TTAATCCTAATTAACTATTCTCTTTCTATGGCTAGCTTTGTCAAAATGTACATTAGAATTGACCACTATATTAACTTAACTAGACATCAAATATttttgtaacttgtgttcaatagttgaaccgaaaatcacatgtgtgtatatatttttagaaTGATCTTGAATGATTAAGCCGCAGGTGATTAAAGTTGACAAAGAATAGTTCATCAGCAGAAGACTTTGGTCTAGCAATATCTAGGTGTATTTAAGGTGTCACTCTTCTAATGGTCCAAGGTTTAATTAAGCTCCATGATGTTTTTCAAATCCTTTTTTAtattaggggttgtttggtagcctcttaatgaccattcagatgctacatcttaatggtttaaaacctctgaatgaataagaggtaaccttaagtctgaatggttaagaggtaacatctgaatggtaaatcatcacatgtcacattcttctaccttctcattggtaaaattcttaatggtttcattaagaggtagcctcttaatgaccattcagaggctaccaaacagccccttagacaAATAAGTTTAGGTTAAATATTCTTTTATTGTTTGtgtattttttttgaacggctaactaCTTTCTACGTGTAAACCCACCTTTCGGAGCTATGTCCAGACGCCGACTACTCAACCACCGCTAGAAAACGTAGCACACCCCTGATGCGCGGAAACCCTGTGGAATGTGTAAACCCTCGCCCCCGTTGGACTCGAACCGGGGATGAATCCCGAGCCGAGCCTTCACCCGAATGTCTCACCTTACAGCACCCAGGCATCGAACCGACGCCTCCAATGGAGACAACCAACCAACCCACCAGCTGAGCTAGAGATTATTGACAATTGTTTGTGTGCTTAATTAAAAGCTTTACTAGCCCTACACATATCCTGCATAAAACATGGAAAAAAGTTGTTTTAATGCATTTGTCGCCAATTTTGAGAATAAGGATATGATTATGTCTCGCTTTATAAACCCATCATGATCAATCCAAAATTTTatttgatggttttttttttgggtcaTCGTATTTTTATTTTAGTAGATAAACTCCAAGCTTGATTCTGAAGATATATGAGATAATAATAACATTAGGCACTGTTTTAGAGCAACAGACGTTTGAAAACATCATCGATTATTACGTTTGTAAAAGGCAAATATCTTGACAAATAAAAAACATGTAGAATCTAAGTTATCAAAGAAAATTAAATATACATGTTAACAAAAGGAAAAACATgttgattttcttttttttttttttttttttttttttttttttttgcaacgcAAAATCTATTTGTAAGCACAATATTAAACGTAATACAaaaacatacacatatatatacacatatatagaGAGAGGAATGATTAGGTACAAATAGAAGTTAGAATACAAAGTATACGAAGAACTGACGTACTTTTTTAACTACACAAATTAATACATATattacagaaaaaaaaaaaactagcctAATAATAATTATAGTAGTTTTAAATTTATTATATAGcttaataaatatatttaaagtAATTATGAAAATATCACCATGTGCCTTCTCACTTCGTATTGTTTGAAACTTAATTTGTATTTAATAAATTCAAACAACATATATGCTTTGTATTTAATAAATTCAAACAACATATATGTATTAAAGCACTACCAAGACGCATGTAAAGCATGAATTAGGTAGCGATTAACTATTTAAACCTATACACCACATTATTGGTCGTTTATCAATTAAAATATTACGTGTTTTGATGATTAAATATTATAAAGTTAAAACTTTGAAATTGGCATAGATTTAACATACCACACATATTGTATTTAATGTGCGAATTACGAAACGATAATCAAACAGCATATAGATTTAACATACCACACATATTGTATTTAATGTGCGAATTACGAAACGATAATCAAACAGCATCAAAGTGTTGTATTGATGTCCCTTTTTAAGTAATAAGGGTGTTTAGTCAAGGGCCGTTTGGCAACCTCTGAATgggtaagtgctgaaccagtaagaggtttgaatGGGTAAGAGACTCTGAACCAGGAAGTGCTGAACCAAAAAGTGCTGCTTGGTTGGACCTCTGAATGACTATGCACAATGACTACTTTACCCCTCTGAACTTTTTATGCTGAATGAAATGTATCTGTTTGGTCAGTGCTCTGAATGACGGTTCTGaaagattaataataataaaataaaaacaaataacattatagaaaatccaaatttcatatAAATCcttcaaaattcttaaaaacaTACTAAAATTCAACCAGAAATTCAAAATTTGCGTAGAATTttaattttaaacatttcaaattagTTGACTAGCTATCTGGTTACGCAAAGTAGTCATATACTCGATGTCTTGTGAACCCCATTCTATGTCGTGAACGAACTGCCCAACATTTTCTCCACCTTGTATTTCAGAAAACACAGTGTTCTCGCCATACTCCATAAATAATTGATCACAAATATTGCATTTCCTTATAAAGTTATGGACCGCGAAACAGGCGATCACTATGTCCCTTTGGATTGGAAAAGAAAAGGGAGCCATTTGCTTTAGGATTGGGAATCTCGCCTTCAAAACACCATATGAGCGCTCAATAACATTTCTGAGTTGTGCATGGGCATGATTGAATTTTTCTTCCTTAGTTAACGCACGTTGTCGTCGAAAATCGGCTAACCAATATCTCGTATTACGGTAGGGAGTCATAAAGACACGAGTGTTGGTGTATGCGGCGTCACAAAGATAATATTTATCTGTAAACACCAGTATCAAAACTGTTACATAAACAATAGGTaatttataaataattaaagttaaaatGATTAGAAACCTGGTGGGGGGAAGGAAAACCTGGAAGTCGGGTTAAATGCTACTTCTTTTAAAACTCGTGAATCATGTGCAATCCCCTCCCATCCGGCCCATACAAACGTGAATATCATATCAAAATCACAAATTGCTAAGACATTCTGAAAGCATTCACCCTTTCCTTTTCCCCTATAACGAGTCTGTTGATCAACAGGCACGACTGCATGTACAAGAGTTCCATCTAGCGCACCTATTGCTCCAGGGAATATTTGTTTTAGCTTTCTATGTCGTTCTGAGGTATTTGCGATTGCATTAGAAGATGTTGGATTTATAACATCTCTTGCAAAACTCATCATTGCATTTAGGACCTCATGAAAACATCTATGAATTGTTTCTGTTGAGTGCTGAAACCTTCGTTTAACCATTCGAAAACGTTCATTATGGCCTATGACTGTTAAAAACATAGTCAACTTTTCTTCAAAGCTTATTGACCTACTACTTTTCAACcaatttttttctttaaaatgaTTGCACAATAGTACAAATGCATCATGTGAAAGACGCATCAACTCATGACACTGTGTAGAAGATCCATGCAACAATTCTTGTGTGTATGCATGACTGGTCAATGCCGAATTCAGGTCTCTTATCTtttcatttctttttctttttgagtCTAACCGTTTCCAATACCAACAAAGGAGAATGAAAACTATAATCTGATCGTCAGGATCCATAGGCTACCTGTCATAAACATTAAACAAAATTCAAGATGAACAAAAGATCCATATCGTAACATCAAAAAATATCCATAGCAAAATATTAAAAACCATCGATACATAAGATCCACAAAATTCAATCTAAACAAAAAACATCCTTGACATAATATCCACAGAATCATCTAAAAAAACATCCATAACAATTATCCACAGAATCATCTAAAAAAACATCCATAACAATTTGTGCAAAAAACCCTATGCATAAAACATCCATAACATGACACCC from Helianthus annuus cultivar XRQ/B chromosome 7, HanXRQr2.0-SUNRISE, whole genome shotgun sequence includes the following:
- the LOC110866425 gene encoding uncharacterized protein LOC110866425, with translation MSFARDVINPTSSNAIANTSERHRKLKQIFPGAIGALDGTLVHAVVPVDQQTRYRGKGKGECFQNVLAICDFDMIFTFVWAGWEGIAHDSRVLKEVAFNPTSRFSFPPPDKYYLCDAAYTNTRVFMTPYRNTRYWLADFRRQRALTKEEKFNHAHAQLRNVIERSYGVLKARFPILKQMAPFSFPIQRDIVIACFAVHNFIRKCNICDQLFMEYGENTVFSEIQGGENVGQFVHDIEWGSQDIEYMTTLRNQIASQLI